Proteins encoded together in one Hymenobacter monticola window:
- a CDS encoding SDR family NAD(P)-dependent oxidoreductase — MRFTNKICLVTGGTSGIGQAACLRLGAEGGQVVALGRDKADGAETVRLITEAGGNAVFMACDLAKPKAIEATVQKVLAKFDRIDVLVCDAAMMTFDPLVKLDLDQWDMLMRVNLRSLAQLTQLCLPHMPKGSAIVAVSSVHAHQTTANVVPYATSKGGMEAFVRGMSLELNFRQTRINAVAPGAVDTPMLWSNPNVKSGKEKIDKATVGRPDELAAAIAFLASDDASFVHGTTLAVDGGRLAQL, encoded by the coding sequence ATGCGTTTTACCAACAAAATATGCCTGGTCACGGGCGGCACCTCGGGCATTGGCCAGGCGGCCTGCCTGCGCCTGGGGGCCGAAGGTGGCCAGGTGGTTGCCCTGGGCCGCGACAAAGCCGACGGGGCAGAAACGGTGCGCCTCATCACCGAAGCTGGCGGCAACGCCGTGTTCATGGCCTGCGATTTGGCCAAGCCCAAGGCCATTGAAGCCACCGTGCAGAAGGTGCTGGCCAAATTCGACCGCATTGACGTGCTGGTGTGCGACGCGGCCATGATGACCTTCGACCCGCTGGTGAAGCTGGACCTCGACCAGTGGGACATGCTCATGCGAGTGAACCTGCGCTCCTTGGCCCAGCTCACCCAGCTCTGTCTGCCGCACATGCCCAAAGGCAGCGCCATTGTGGCCGTGAGCTCGGTCCACGCTCACCAGACCACGGCCAACGTAGTGCCCTACGCCACCAGTAAGGGCGGCATGGAAGCGTTTGTGCGGGGCATGAGCCTGGAGTTGAACTTCCGCCAAACCCGCATCAACGCCGTGGCGCCCGGCGCCGTCGACACGCCCATGCTGTGGAGCAACCCCAACGTGAAAAGCGGCAAGGAGAAAATCGACAAAGCCACCGTGGGCCGCCCCGACGAGTTGGCCGCGGCCATCGCCTTCTTGGCCTCCGATGACGCCAGCTTCGTGCACGGCACCACCCTGGCTGTCGATGGCGGCCGGCTGGCGCAGTTGTAG
- the metK gene encoding methionine adenosyltransferase: protein MPYLFTSESVSEGHPDKVADQISDAILDEYLRQDPTSKVACETLVTTDFALVAGEIKSKAHVDAEPIVRATIRRIGYDKPEYLFNADTCEVMNRLHEQSPDINQGVERAKDEDQGAGDQGMMFGYASHETANYMPLALDLSHRLLQELAAIRREKSDMPYLRPDAKSQVTIRYSDDHKPEAIDTIVISTQHDEFDASEEKMLEKIKADVLSILIPRVKAGLSVDVQALFTDEITYHINPTGKFVIGGPHGDSGLTGRKIIVDTYGGKGAHGGGAFSGKDSSKVDRSAAYAARHIAKNLVAAGVADQALVQVAYAIGVAQPVGVFVTTYGTIKAKNGSGQPLTDGEVAEKVQKLFDLRPYAIVKRFGLQNPIFAQTAAYGHMGRPPGTVNVVMPDGETKTFETFTWEKLDYVPQIKAEFGL, encoded by the coding sequence ATGCCCTATCTGTTTACTTCCGAATCGGTTTCGGAAGGCCATCCCGATAAAGTTGCCGACCAGATTTCCGACGCCATTCTCGATGAGTATTTGCGTCAGGACCCCACTTCTAAAGTAGCCTGCGAAACGCTTGTGACTACTGATTTTGCCCTTGTAGCCGGCGAAATCAAGTCCAAAGCCCACGTTGATGCCGAGCCCATCGTGCGCGCCACCATCCGCCGCATCGGCTACGACAAGCCCGAATACCTCTTCAACGCCGACACCTGCGAGGTGATGAACCGCCTGCACGAGCAGTCGCCCGACATCAACCAGGGCGTGGAGCGTGCCAAGGATGAAGACCAAGGCGCCGGCGACCAGGGCATGATGTTTGGCTACGCCAGCCACGAAACGGCCAATTACATGCCCCTGGCCCTCGACCTCTCGCACCGCCTGTTGCAGGAACTGGCCGCCATCCGGCGCGAGAAGAGCGACATGCCCTACCTGCGCCCCGACGCCAAAAGCCAGGTCACCATTCGCTACTCCGACGACCACAAGCCCGAGGCCATCGACACCATCGTCATCAGCACCCAGCACGACGAGTTTGATGCTTCGGAAGAAAAAATGCTCGAGAAAATCAAGGCCGACGTGCTCAGCATCCTCATCCCGCGCGTGAAAGCCGGCCTGAGCGTTGACGTGCAGGCCCTGTTCACGGACGAGATTACCTACCACATCAACCCCACGGGCAAGTTCGTGATTGGCGGCCCCCACGGCGACTCCGGCCTCACCGGCCGCAAAATCATCGTGGACACCTACGGCGGCAAGGGCGCCCACGGCGGCGGTGCCTTCTCAGGCAAAGACTCCTCGAAAGTGGACCGCTCGGCGGCTTATGCCGCCCGCCACATCGCCAAAAACCTGGTGGCCGCCGGCGTGGCCGACCAGGCCTTGGTACAAGTGGCCTACGCCATCGGCGTGGCCCAGCCGGTGGGCGTGTTCGTCACCACCTACGGCACCATCAAGGCAAAAAACGGCAGCGGCCAGCCCCTGACCGACGGCGAAGTGGCTGAGAAGGTGCAGAAGCTGTTCGACCTGCGCCCCTACGCCATCGTAAAGCGCTTCGGCCTGCAAAACCCCATTTTCGCCCAAACGGCCGCTTACGGCCACATGGGCCGCCCGCCCGGCACCGTGAACGTGGTGATGCCCGACGGCGAAACCAAAACCTTCGAAACCTTCACCTGGGAAAAGCTCGACTACGTGCCGCAGATTAAGGCCGAGTTTGGTCTGTAA
- the hpf gene encoding ribosome hibernation-promoting factor, HPF/YfiA family, whose protein sequence is MKVQMHSVHFDADKKLLDFVQQRLNKLETFYDKFTDGEVIMRLNNKDGIDNKTVEIKLFVPGSTLFSAEDAASFEAAADAATESLRRQITRYKEKTMSH, encoded by the coding sequence ATGAAAGTTCAGATGCATTCGGTGCACTTCGACGCCGACAAGAAATTGCTTGACTTCGTACAGCAACGCCTCAACAAGCTGGAAACTTTTTATGATAAGTTCACCGATGGTGAGGTAATCATGCGCCTCAACAACAAAGACGGGATTGACAACAAAACGGTCGAAATAAAGCTCTTCGTGCCGGGCTCTACCTTGTTCAGCGCCGAAGACGCCGCTTCCTTCGAAGCCGCCGCGGATGCCGCCACCGAAAGCCTGCGCCGCCAGATTACGCGGTACAAAGAGAAGACGATGAGCCACTAG